One window of Lagenorhynchus albirostris chromosome 16, mLagAlb1.1, whole genome shotgun sequence genomic DNA carries:
- the LRMDA gene encoding leucine-rich melanocyte differentiation-associated protein isoform X1, which translates to MKLELSTKQVCSKDSVVPLRGQRAQSGAVGEEGTGCLSLVRGETRGKAPPLPYFSPTPRPLSVKIVSKVPRTPRMWLWESHQGGGGFVKVAEKALPRSVRPAGLKKAWDQLALPRAEEPPGEPPAQTSPLTSKPHVNNLPLPAPQTSTRGAALGGRGPDAEPARKAACRPTQASLDTGLRGCERMSVVPAPTWLPRPSPPASQSKSSPRERWSWGADEGAKGARGAAGGGRPPVSPRGLSPGRPRRVSDEGREGRP; encoded by the coding sequence ATGAAGCTCGAACTTTCTACGAAGCAAGTTTGCAGCAAAGATTCGGTGGTACCTTTGAGAGGACAGCGCGCGCAAAGTGGGGCGGTGGGCGAAGAGGGCACCGGATGTCTGAGCTTGGTCCGCGGCGAAACGAGAGGGAAGGCGCCTCCCCTTCCTTATTTCTCGCCAACTCCTCGGCCTCTGTCCGTAAAAATAGTTTCCAAGGTGCCGCGGACTCCCAGGATGTGGTTGTGGGAATCGCACCAGGGAGGAGGCGGCTTTGTAaaagttgcagaaaaagctttaccCAGAAGCGTGCGTCCAGCCGGGCTCAAGAAAGCTTGGGACCAACTCGCCTTGCCCCGGGCAGAGGAGCCCCCTGGAGAGCCCCCTGCCCAGACCTCTCCCCTCACCTCGAAACCGCACGTAAATAACCTCCCGCTGCCTGCCCCGCAAACTTCTACGCGCGGTGCCGCGCTTGGCGGGCGAGGCCCGGACGCAGAGCCGGCCCGCAAGGCCGCTTGTCGGCCCACTCAAGCCAGCCTTGATACAGGCTTGCGCGGATGTGAGAGGATGAGTGTGGTTCCGGCTCCCACTTGGCTGCCCAGACCATCACCGCCGGCCTCTCAGAGCAAGAGCTCCCCTCGGGAGCGGTGGTCTTGGGGAGCTGACGAGGGTGCAAAAGGCGCGCGCGGGGCCGCGGGGGGGGGGCGGCCGCCGGTCTCTCCACGGGGCCTGTCGCCGGGCCGGCCGCGGCGGGTGAGTGATGAGGGCAGAGAAGGGCGCCCATAA